One genomic segment of Nonomuraea coxensis DSM 45129 includes these proteins:
- a CDS encoding amino acid ABC transporter ATP-binding protein, with protein sequence MVRIQSVRKRYGTLEVLKGVSLDVPEGGVVCVVGPSGSGKSTLLRCVNRLETIDSGRIWVDGRLIGFREHGDRLHLLRPDELCGQRQKIGMVFQRFHLFPHMTALQNVMEGPRTVLRASRAAAAEQAGELLERVGLADRAHHYPAQLSGGQQQRVAIARSLAMNPKVMLFDEPTSALDPELVQEVLAVMRDLAASGMTMIVVTHEMGFAREAGDHLVFIDDGVIVEEGPPREVLSRPRHERTRAFLGQVL encoded by the coding sequence ATGGTGCGCATCCAGTCCGTCCGCAAGCGGTACGGCACGCTGGAAGTACTCAAGGGCGTCAGCCTGGACGTGCCTGAGGGCGGCGTCGTCTGCGTCGTCGGCCCCTCGGGATCCGGCAAGTCCACCCTGCTGCGCTGCGTGAACCGGCTGGAGACGATCGACTCCGGCCGCATCTGGGTGGACGGCCGGCTGATCGGCTTCCGCGAGCACGGCGACAGGCTGCACCTTCTGCGGCCCGACGAGCTCTGCGGGCAGCGGCAGAAGATCGGCATGGTGTTCCAGCGCTTCCACCTCTTCCCGCACATGACGGCGCTGCAGAACGTCATGGAGGGCCCCCGCACGGTGCTGCGCGCCTCGCGCGCCGCCGCTGCCGAGCAGGCGGGCGAGCTGCTGGAGCGGGTGGGGCTGGCCGATCGCGCCCACCACTACCCCGCCCAGCTGTCGGGCGGGCAGCAGCAGCGGGTCGCGATCGCCAGGAGCCTGGCGATGAACCCGAAGGTGATGCTGTTCGACGAGCCGACCAGCGCGCTGGACCCTGAACTGGTGCAGGAGGTGCTGGCGGTGATGCGGGATCTGGCCGCCAGCGGCATGACAATGATCGTGGTGACGCACGAGATGGGTTTCGCCCGGGAGGCAGGTGATCACCTGGTGTTCATCGACGACGGAGTGATCGTGGAGGAGGGGCCTCCGCGCGAGGTGCTTTCCCGTCCGCGCCACGAGCGCACCCGCGCGTTCCTGGGGCAGGTGCTTTGA
- a CDS encoding ABC transporter substrate-binding protein, whose protein sequence is MRKHLVIAMIAVCAVSAGCGRSTSGTAARTDPSAAGKSAKELVPEQVRKSGELRMATSEGYPPMEMYKPGTQELTGVDIDLAAAIAGRLGLKVTTTNAAFDGLIPGLQSGRWDIAMSSLSDTEQRRKAVDFVDYFNAGGSIMVKKGNPEGIKSLEDLCGKKVVLAKGSSNLDIGLRQNDKCAQKMQIMQSEDAPTGLLTIDSGRSVATIVDSPVGHMYAKETGKYDVLPEQYDAGPWGIAIDKRNPALRDAVAKALQELVDSGEYKQILEKYGTGANALPKITINTGAS, encoded by the coding sequence ATGCGAAAACACCTGGTCATCGCGATGATCGCAGTCTGTGCCGTGTCCGCGGGCTGCGGCAGGTCCACCTCCGGCACGGCGGCGCGCACGGATCCCTCGGCCGCGGGCAAGAGCGCCAAAGAGCTCGTACCCGAACAGGTCCGGAAGTCGGGCGAGCTGCGGATGGCGACCTCTGAGGGTTATCCGCCGATGGAGATGTACAAGCCGGGCACGCAGGAGCTGACCGGCGTGGACATCGACCTGGCGGCGGCGATCGCCGGACGGCTCGGACTGAAGGTGACGACGACGAACGCCGCCTTCGACGGGCTCATCCCCGGCCTGCAGTCGGGCCGCTGGGACATCGCCATGTCCTCGCTGAGCGACACCGAGCAGCGCCGCAAGGCGGTCGACTTCGTCGACTACTTCAACGCCGGCGGCTCGATCATGGTCAAGAAGGGCAACCCCGAGGGCATCAAGTCGCTCGAGGACCTGTGCGGCAAGAAGGTCGTGCTGGCCAAGGGCAGCTCGAACCTGGACATCGGCCTGCGGCAGAACGACAAGTGTGCGCAGAAGATGCAGATCATGCAGAGCGAGGACGCCCCCACCGGCCTGCTGACGATCGACTCCGGCCGCAGCGTGGCCACGATCGTCGACTCACCCGTCGGCCACATGTACGCCAAGGAGACCGGCAAGTACGACGTGCTGCCCGAGCAGTACGACGCCGGCCCGTGGGGCATCGCGATCGACAAACGCAACCCCGCGCTGCGCGACGCGGTGGCCAAGGCGCTGCAGGAACTGGTCGACAGCGGCGAGTACAAGCAGATCCTGGAGAAGTACGGCACGGGCGCCAACGCGCTACCGAAGATCACCATCAACACCGGCGCGTCATGA
- a CDS encoding LysR family transcriptional regulator: MLSSSRLRVLLEIFRTGSIAGAARTMKLSPSAVSHQLAKLEEESGVGLVERNAQSLRLTEAGRRLALRAQEVADILEAAEKDLLAQARVDAGELRIGFFASAGYRLLPLALSRFAARYPNVKLDLAEGQPYELLPDLERGALDVLVVFDHALDPWQRPERVEVLHLFDEPQLLVVPTGHQAGLRSRVRLADLAEEPWITTFGAEHPVSILERASMLEGFTPQIRCRSDHYEVTIGLVRAGLGVALVPSLGLMGVTGVQVCRLATPQLYRRIGVARRPTNPNPAARSFLAYLRTAAAQLRNSLDPALR; the protein is encoded by the coding sequence GTGCTCAGCAGTAGCAGGCTCCGCGTCCTCCTGGAGATCTTCCGCACCGGCAGCATCGCCGGCGCGGCCAGAACCATGAAGCTCTCGCCCTCGGCCGTCTCCCACCAGCTGGCCAAGCTGGAGGAGGAGTCGGGCGTCGGCCTCGTCGAACGCAACGCCCAGAGCCTGCGCCTGACTGAGGCGGGCAGGCGGCTGGCGCTGCGCGCCCAGGAGGTGGCCGACATCCTGGAGGCCGCCGAGAAGGACCTGCTCGCCCAGGCGCGGGTGGACGCGGGGGAACTGCGGATCGGCTTCTTCGCGTCGGCCGGGTACCGGCTGCTGCCGCTGGCGCTGTCGCGCTTCGCCGCCCGCTACCCGAACGTGAAGCTCGACCTGGCGGAGGGACAGCCGTACGAGCTGCTGCCGGACCTTGAGCGCGGCGCGCTGGACGTGCTGGTGGTGTTCGATCACGCGCTCGACCCGTGGCAGCGTCCGGAAAGGGTGGAGGTGCTGCACCTGTTCGACGAGCCGCAGCTGCTCGTGGTCCCCACCGGTCACCAGGCGGGGCTGCGTTCCCGGGTACGGCTGGCCGACCTGGCCGAGGAGCCGTGGATCACGACTTTCGGCGCCGAGCACCCGGTGTCGATCCTGGAACGTGCCAGCATGCTGGAAGGGTTCACGCCGCAGATCCGCTGCCGCAGCGATCATTACGAGGTGACGATCGGGCTGGTACGAGCGGGGCTCGGGGTGGCGCTGGTGCCCAGCCTCGGGTTGATGGGGGTGACGGGAGTGCAGGTGTGCCGTCTGGCCACGCCGCAGCTGTACCGCCGGATCGGGGTGGCGCGTCGACCGACCAACCCCAACCCGGCGGCGCGTTCCTTTCTCGCCTACCTCCGCACGGCCGCCGCCCAGCTCCGCAACTCCCTGGACCCGGCCCTACGCTGA
- a CDS encoding N-acyl-D-amino-acid deacylase family protein produces MNLDLVIRGGRVADGTGTPLRRADVGVREGRVVLLPPGGEAAAREVLDAGGLVVAPGFIDVHTHSDAATLLGPEAWELAAAPVRMGVTVEISGNCGSGLFPALPERIPEMRGSSRVGFGGNVPIFEDFEGFAAAHGEAPRSNHLASLVGHGTLRAGVVGYADRAATPYELDVMCDLLDRALAQGAAGLSTGLIYTPGTYGGTDEVVALARVAARYGRPYVTHLRDEMARVEEALEEAVKIARRSGAALHVSHHKTAGKYAWGRTERTLAYLSELRAGGMDVTCDVYPYTEASTSLSAMLPPWANDGGTGALLERLRDPAQRERMRRAIAEGVPGWENTVGNGGWDRISVACAVRNPEVEGRTIASLGGDPVDAAAELLLAEEGEVTIISHSMREDDVRRVLACDFSMIGSDGVPKPGHPHPRLAGTFPRVLGRYVREQGLLSLESAVAKMTGMAAARFGLRDRGAVRDGAHADLVLFDPATVADGATYQDPLLPPDGLRAVVVAGQVAVRDGDLTAARPGGVVTP; encoded by the coding sequence TTGAACCTCGACCTGGTGATCCGCGGCGGCCGGGTCGCCGACGGCACGGGCACCCCCCTGCGCCGGGCCGACGTGGGCGTGCGCGAGGGCCGCGTCGTCCTGCTGCCCCCCGGAGGGGAGGCCGCGGCGCGGGAGGTCCTCGACGCCGGCGGTCTGGTGGTCGCCCCCGGCTTCATCGACGTGCACACGCATTCCGACGCCGCCACCCTGCTGGGTCCCGAGGCATGGGAACTGGCCGCCGCGCCTGTCCGGATGGGGGTGACGGTCGAGATCAGCGGCAACTGCGGGTCGGGGCTCTTCCCGGCGCTGCCCGAGCGGATCCCGGAGATGCGGGGCTCAAGCCGCGTCGGTTTCGGGGGCAACGTACCCATATTTGAGGACTTCGAGGGCTTTGCGGCGGCCCATGGGGAGGCTCCCCGGTCGAACCACCTGGCCTCTCTCGTGGGGCACGGCACCCTCCGGGCCGGGGTCGTGGGCTACGCGGACCGGGCGGCCACGCCGTACGAGCTCGACGTCATGTGCGACCTGCTGGACCGGGCGCTCGCCCAGGGCGCGGCCGGCCTGTCGACCGGCCTGATCTACACGCCCGGCACATACGGCGGCACCGACGAGGTGGTGGCACTGGCCAGGGTCGCGGCGCGGTACGGCAGGCCGTACGTGACGCACCTGCGCGACGAGATGGCGCGCGTGGAGGAGGCGCTGGAGGAGGCGGTGAAGATCGCCCGCAGGAGCGGCGCGGCGCTGCACGTCTCCCACCACAAGACGGCGGGCAAGTACGCATGGGGCCGCACCGAGCGCACGCTGGCCTACCTGTCCGAGCTGCGCGCCGGCGGGATGGACGTCACCTGCGACGTCTACCCCTACACCGAGGCGTCGACGTCGCTGTCGGCGATGCTGCCGCCGTGGGCCAACGACGGCGGAACAGGGGCCCTGCTGGAGCGGCTGCGGGACCCGGCGCAGCGGGAGCGGATGCGGCGGGCCATCGCCGAGGGTGTGCCCGGCTGGGAGAACACGGTCGGCAACGGCGGCTGGGACCGCATCTCGGTGGCGTGCGCGGTGCGCAACCCGGAGGTCGAGGGGCGCACGATCGCCTCGCTCGGCGGCGATCCGGTGGACGCGGCGGCGGAGCTGCTGCTGGCCGAGGAGGGTGAGGTGACGATCATCAGCCACTCGATGCGGGAGGACGACGTGCGGCGGGTGCTCGCGTGCGACTTCTCGATGATCGGCTCGGACGGAGTGCCCAAGCCGGGACATCCGCACCCGCGGCTGGCGGGGACGTTCCCGCGAGTGCTCGGACGGTACGTCAGGGAGCAGGGGCTGCTCTCGCTGGAGTCGGCCGTGGCGAAGATGACCGGCATGGCCGCGGCGCGTTTCGGGCTGCGGGACCGGGGCGCGGTCCGTGACGGGGCGCACGCGGATCTCGTGCTGTTCGATCCAGCCACGGTGGCCGACGGGGCGACCTACCAGGATCCGCTGCTGCCGCCGGACGGGTTGCGCGCCGTGGTGGTGGCCGGGCAGGTCGCGGTCCGCGACGGCGACCTGACGGCGGCCCGCCCCGGAGGGGTGGTCACGCCGTGA
- a CDS encoding trypsin-like peptidase domain-containing protein → MSAARVQGSAGVSGGGCLVGVREVVTCAHVVSGALGLRDAGRPGEPVLVDFPLLGRAHQPIMAEVVAWDGAADVALLRLAEPPPQGTQPARPVTADDYWGHSFRVLGFPRGRADSGVWASGRLLGRRGDGWLQVENPGRGGHGFRPGFSGATVWDEELNAPIGILAAGNSGHAARTAYVIPADVLLSGLPDQAAQATAPAPYRGLEAFREGDADVFFGRRKEIRDLLDRSSRPGVTVVYGPSGSGKSSLVMAGLLPRLREKAGVCVITVRPAHGRTPLFALAAALLPALEPERGETSRMAELPGLAQVLAEGGIVEVVQRVRARTGQDELVLVIDQFEEVFTSAHPAEEFVSALLPLLRATAAGVHTVVTVRIDYSDRVLDQLRTADLRQEVLYPVMPLDRDRLREAIESPAHERGVVFQADLVERILDDVGDEPGRLPLVEFALTMLWDRQSGGVLSHDAYREIEGAAGALAAYAEQVWNEQLSPADHPRVRSLLLQLVRQAPDHDPSCAVLPQEALSEEQWRLGQELATTRLLVAAEDRQGVRTLRLAHESLISRWGRLAEWVRADRDFRTWHHDLRRAFERWSAERETDRLLRGTDLATARHWLDVRHDDLRPAERAFVEASSHRSAQVRRGRHAMGTAVVVLLLVSLVSGVQIYRGHLTEQEKLRTSAAQTLAGRADEDQENPDLAILEAVAAYRSDPRAPKVERALFNRYSDFAGADRLLAGSGVTSQRLLAAEDGGVIIQEESHAVKIWQPDRSAALPKQIALSSPVAGTALSADGRVLAIAVEDGSVELWNPREHRLLDKLPIPRGKARLALDPAGRYLAVQPAGPRPVQVWDLRLRQARSVPLAGQAQTLQLAEDGLLSVSLGDHRLLVFEPGQSRSARTVPTSAVFAHDGTIAAGCVPTRDGIRVRGVNLRTGASIADFPLTFRGCEGNVSRPGTLSHGGRLLSVENVLIDLRAGRIIGAPAGYAYAPAVTGRDGRWSIWTVGGPGLVRFPVARTLDTDPHEVLESAVTGDGGHVVTYDSDGRLRVWDAASKLLVNERPAAPNSGSGTQVATRVVALTGRREIAVISADSRDLVLMSVPDLRPIGSARLPAGADGQAPLSLHAVAGGRLVVFARGMLTVWETTPLRRAAPGLDLRERLSALSPQEAGQGLDVLPNVDGNAALVIEGTARKVEHWDLTLGRATRSHLIPGSGELVPVAAGPDLTQLITYAATVERPFTAWSLPPSGQPVPAEPQGPADGHAFDLLQLLRSNPELRYNASFSISRLGDSLGYLTLFSGGGKLLYRTDEARIMSTAPQDWAAHLCAILGGRSFTSSELARLPRGADPTPCEHR, encoded by the coding sequence TTGTCCGCCGCCCGCGTCCAGGGCTCGGCAGGAGTGTCCGGGGGCGGCTGCCTGGTAGGCGTACGGGAGGTGGTGACCTGCGCGCACGTTGTCAGCGGAGCGCTGGGGCTGCGCGACGCCGGCCGTCCCGGCGAACCCGTCCTGGTGGACTTCCCCCTGCTCGGCCGGGCGCACCAGCCGATCATGGCGGAGGTGGTGGCGTGGGACGGCGCGGCCGACGTCGCGCTGCTCCGGCTGGCCGAGCCGCCGCCGCAGGGCACGCAGCCGGCCCGGCCGGTCACCGCCGACGACTACTGGGGTCACTCCTTCCGGGTGCTGGGATTCCCCCGTGGGCGGGCGGACAGCGGAGTATGGGCGTCGGGACGGTTGCTCGGCCGACGGGGTGACGGCTGGCTGCAGGTGGAGAACCCCGGACGAGGCGGGCACGGCTTCCGTCCCGGATTCAGCGGGGCCACCGTGTGGGACGAGGAGCTGAACGCGCCGATCGGCATCCTGGCCGCGGGGAACAGCGGTCACGCGGCCCGCACCGCCTACGTGATCCCCGCGGACGTGCTGCTGAGCGGCCTTCCCGACCAGGCGGCCCAGGCGACCGCCCCCGCGCCGTACCGGGGGTTGGAGGCGTTCAGGGAGGGCGACGCCGACGTCTTCTTCGGCAGGCGCAAGGAGATACGGGATCTGCTGGACCGGAGCTCGCGGCCCGGCGTCACGGTCGTGTACGGGCCCTCAGGCAGCGGCAAGTCCTCGCTGGTCATGGCCGGGCTGCTGCCTCGGCTGCGGGAGAAGGCCGGGGTGTGCGTGATCACCGTTCGTCCCGCGCACGGGCGTACGCCGCTCTTCGCACTGGCCGCCGCCCTGCTGCCGGCGCTCGAACCCGAGCGGGGAGAGACCTCCCGCATGGCTGAGCTGCCCGGCCTGGCCCAGGTGCTGGCCGAGGGCGGGATCGTCGAGGTCGTCCAGCGGGTGCGGGCCAGGACCGGTCAGGACGAACTCGTGCTGGTCATCGACCAGTTCGAGGAGGTCTTCACCTCGGCCCATCCGGCTGAGGAGTTCGTGTCGGCGCTGCTGCCCCTGCTGCGGGCAACGGCGGCGGGAGTCCATACGGTGGTGACCGTACGGATCGACTACTCCGACAGGGTGCTCGACCAGCTGCGAACGGCCGATCTCCGGCAAGAGGTCCTCTACCCGGTCATGCCGCTCGACCGGGACCGGTTGCGTGAGGCGATCGAGAGCCCGGCGCACGAGAGGGGGGTGGTGTTCCAGGCGGACCTGGTCGAGCGCATCCTCGACGACGTCGGTGACGAGCCTGGACGGCTCCCCCTGGTGGAGTTCGCCCTGACCATGCTGTGGGACCGGCAGAGCGGCGGCGTGCTGAGCCATGACGCCTACCGCGAGATCGAGGGCGCGGCGGGAGCGCTGGCCGCCTACGCCGAGCAGGTCTGGAACGAGCAACTGTCGCCCGCGGACCACCCTCGCGTGCGATCCCTGCTTCTCCAACTCGTCCGGCAGGCGCCCGATCACGACCCCTCCTGCGCCGTGCTGCCGCAGGAGGCGCTCAGTGAGGAGCAGTGGCGGCTCGGCCAGGAACTGGCCACCACCCGGCTGCTGGTCGCCGCGGAAGACCGGCAGGGCGTGCGTACGCTGCGGCTGGCCCACGAGTCGCTGATCAGCCGCTGGGGCAGGCTGGCCGAGTGGGTCCGCGCCGATCGCGACTTCCGCACCTGGCACCACGATCTGCGGCGCGCCTTCGAACGCTGGTCGGCCGAGCGCGAGACCGACCGGCTGCTGCGCGGCACCGACCTGGCCACCGCGCGGCACTGGCTGGACGTACGCCATGACGATCTGCGTCCAGCCGAACGAGCCTTCGTCGAGGCGAGCAGCCACAGGTCGGCCCAGGTCCGGCGTGGACGGCACGCCATGGGGACCGCCGTCGTGGTCCTCCTCCTCGTCAGCCTGGTCTCCGGCGTCCAGATCTACCGCGGCCACCTGACGGAACAGGAGAAGCTGCGCACCTCGGCGGCACAGACCCTGGCCGGCCGCGCCGATGAGGATCAGGAAAACCCTGATCTGGCGATCCTGGAGGCGGTGGCCGCCTACCGCAGCGACCCCCGCGCGCCGAAGGTGGAACGGGCGCTGTTCAACCGCTACAGCGACTTCGCCGGCGCCGACCGTCTGCTGGCCGGCTCCGGCGTCACCTCACAACGCCTGCTCGCCGCCGAAGACGGCGGGGTGATCATCCAGGAGGAGAGCCACGCGGTCAAGATCTGGCAACCGGACCGAAGTGCGGCGCTGCCGAAGCAGATAGCGCTGTCGTCGCCTGTGGCGGGAACGGCACTGTCCGCCGACGGCCGCGTGCTGGCCATCGCCGTCGAGGACGGCTCCGTCGAGCTGTGGAACCCCCGTGAACACCGGCTGCTCGACAAGCTGCCGATTCCCAGGGGGAAGGCGCGGCTCGCCCTCGACCCGGCAGGGCGGTATCTGGCCGTCCAGCCTGCGGGCCCGCGCCCGGTTCAGGTCTGGGACCTGCGGCTTCGTCAGGCGCGTAGCGTCCCACTGGCCGGTCAGGCGCAGACGCTCCAACTCGCCGAGGACGGCCTGCTCTCGGTCTCCCTGGGCGACCACCGGCTGCTGGTGTTCGAGCCCGGACAGTCGCGATCGGCCCGAACAGTGCCGACATCCGCCGTCTTCGCCCACGACGGCACGATCGCGGCCGGCTGCGTCCCCACCCGGGACGGCATCCGGGTACGCGGCGTGAACCTGCGCACCGGCGCGAGCATCGCCGACTTCCCCCTCACTTTCCGCGGTTGCGAGGGTAACGTCAGCAGGCCGGGCACTCTGAGCCACGGCGGCAGGCTGCTGTCCGTGGAGAACGTCCTGATCGATCTGCGGGCTGGGCGGATCATCGGCGCGCCGGCCGGGTACGCCTACGCCCCGGCGGTCACCGGCCGCGACGGCCGCTGGAGCATCTGGACGGTCGGCGGCCCCGGCCTGGTCAGATTCCCCGTCGCGCGCACCCTCGACACCGACCCGCACGAGGTGCTCGAGTCCGCGGTCACCGGCGACGGCGGCCACGTCGTCACCTACGACAGCGATGGGCGGCTGCGCGTGTGGGACGCCGCGTCGAAGCTGCTGGTCAACGAGCGGCCCGCGGCGCCGAACAGCGGCTCGGGCACTCAGGTGGCCACGCGGGTGGTCGCGCTGACCGGACGTCGGGAGATAGCCGTGATCAGTGCCGACTCGCGCGACCTGGTGCTGATGTCCGTACCTGACCTGCGCCCGATCGGCTCGGCGCGCCTGCCCGCGGGGGCGGACGGGCAGGCGCCGCTCAGTCTGCACGCGGTCGCCGGCGGCCGTCTCGTCGTCTTCGCCCGGGGCATGCTCACCGTCTGGGAGACCACGCCGCTGCGGCGGGCGGCCCCCGGGCTGGACCTGCGCGAGCGCCTTTCCGCCCTGAGCCCGCAGGAGGCGGGCCAGGGGCTTGACGTGCTGCCGAACGTTGACGGCAACGCGGCGCTGGTCATCGAAGGGACGGCCAGGAAGGTCGAGCACTGGGACCTCACGCTCGGCCGTGCCACCAGGAGCCACCTGATCCCCGGCAGTGGCGAACTCGTCCCTGTCGCGGCCGGCCCCGACCTGACCCAACTGATCACCTACGCCGCCACCGTCGAAAGGCCCTTCACGGCCTGGTCGCTTCCCCCCTCAGGACAGCCGGTTCCGGCGGAACCACAAGGCCCGGCCGACGGCCATGCCTTCGATCTGCTCCAGCTCCTCCGCTCGAATCCCGAACTGCGCTACAACGCATCGTTCTCCATCAGCAGGCTGGGCGACTCCCTGGGCTACCTCACTCTGTTCAGCGGGGGCGGAAAGCTGCTCTACCGCACCGACGAGGCGCGGATCATGTCCACCGCGCCGCAGGACTGGGCCGCGCACCTGTGCGCCATCCTGGGCGGGCGCTCATTCACCTCGTCAGAACTCGCCCGGCTGCCGCGGGGCGCCGACCCCACGCCATGCGAACACCGATGA
- a CDS encoding serine hydrolase: MSAPKTLEEIAAACPGTLAVAVRGPGAPGPAVNADVELPLASVGKLLLLAEVAMSLEGGILDAGEPVELVDDDYCGGSGLLLGLSQRRWTVGDLALLTAAVSDNTATNALLRRVGLDRVNAAAAALGLTRTRLLDRIREPRTPADPPTFALGTAGELAGLASLAGGGAGWQVQLREWMLANTDHGLVPALVRHDLEAAWLANKTGTDEGIRTDVGLMGGVGYAVLAHGPAGSEQALVHAVRQAGLFIAHLQP; encoded by the coding sequence GTGAGCGCCCCCAAGACCCTGGAGGAGATCGCCGCGGCCTGCCCGGGGACGCTGGCGGTGGCCGTCCGCGGCCCCGGCGCGCCGGGGCCGGCCGTCAACGCCGACGTGGAGCTGCCGCTGGCCAGCGTGGGGAAGCTGCTGCTGCTGGCGGAGGTGGCGATGTCCCTCGAAGGCGGCATCCTGGACGCCGGGGAGCCGGTGGAGCTGGTCGACGACGACTACTGCGGCGGGTCCGGCCTGCTGCTGGGGCTGTCGCAGCGGCGGTGGACGGTCGGCGACCTGGCGCTGCTGACCGCGGCGGTCAGCGACAACACCGCGACGAACGCGCTGCTGCGCCGCGTCGGCCTGGACCGGGTCAACGCGGCCGCCGCGGCGCTCGGGCTGACCAGGACGCGGCTGCTCGACCGCATCCGCGAGCCGCGCACGCCCGCGGACCCGCCGACGTTCGCGCTGGGGACGGCCGGGGAACTGGCCGGGCTGGCTTCGCTGGCCGGGGGAGGCGCGGGGTGGCAGGTGCAGCTGCGCGAGTGGATGCTGGCCAACACCGACCACGGCCTGGTCCCCGCGCTGGTGCGGCACGACCTGGAGGCGGCGTGGCTGGCCAACAAGACCGGCACCGATGAGGGGATCCGCACGGACGTGGGGCTGATGGGCGGGGTTGGGTACGCGGTCCTCGCCCACGGTCCCGCAGGCTCCGAACAGGCCCTGGTCCACGCGGTACGGCAGGCGGGCCTCTTCATCGCCCATCTGCAACCCTGA
- a CDS encoding amino acid ABC transporter permease has product MTELPINAVKPRRPGRMVAGAAAGLVLIWFAYTIIVNENLHWDVVVEHLFDGRVLGGLGVTIALTLLSMVLGVALGVLAAVMQLSDNSVLRGAAGLYTWFFRGTPLLVQLIFWFNIGLVFPMIGVGIPFGGPMFVEWQANALVTPFVAAALGLTINEGAYMAEIVRAGIRSVDPGQQEAAEALGMSHRQILRRVVLPQAMRVIIPPTGNQFVSMLKTTSMVSVIAGAELLTVAQRIYLGNFEVIALLIVASMWYLVLTSVASVGQHFLEKRFARGERS; this is encoded by the coding sequence ATGACCGAACTCCCCATCAACGCCGTCAAGCCGCGGCGGCCTGGCCGGATGGTGGCCGGGGCCGCCGCGGGCCTGGTGCTGATCTGGTTCGCCTACACGATCATCGTGAACGAGAACCTGCACTGGGACGTGGTCGTCGAGCACCTGTTCGACGGACGGGTGCTGGGCGGGCTCGGTGTGACGATCGCGCTGACGCTCCTGTCGATGGTCCTCGGCGTGGCGCTGGGCGTGCTCGCGGCGGTGATGCAGCTGTCGGACAACTCAGTGCTGCGCGGCGCGGCGGGGCTGTACACGTGGTTCTTCCGCGGCACGCCCCTGCTGGTGCAGCTGATCTTCTGGTTCAACATCGGGCTGGTGTTCCCGATGATCGGGGTCGGGATCCCGTTCGGCGGGCCGATGTTCGTGGAATGGCAGGCCAACGCACTGGTGACGCCGTTCGTGGCGGCGGCGTTGGGTCTGACGATCAACGAGGGCGCCTACATGGCCGAGATCGTACGGGCGGGCATCCGCTCAGTGGACCCCGGCCAGCAGGAGGCGGCCGAGGCGCTGGGCATGTCGCACAGGCAGATTCTGCGCCGGGTGGTGCTGCCGCAGGCGATGCGGGTGATCATCCCGCCGACGGGCAACCAGTTCGTCTCGATGCTGAAGACGACCTCCATGGTGTCGGTGATCGCGGGCGCGGAGCTGCTGACCGTGGCCCAGCGCATCTACCTGGGCAACTTCGAGGTGATCGCGCTGCTGATCGTGGCGTCGATGTGGTATCTGGTGCTGACCAGCGTGGCCAGTGTCGGCCAGCACTTCCTGGAGAAGCGGTTCGCGCGAGGTGAGCGGTCGTGA